The proteins below are encoded in one region of Sedimentibacter sp. zth1:
- a CDS encoding Lrp/AsnC family transcriptional regulator, translated as MDNLDRQIINILLRNGRITHEEISKKLNMSRPAIHQRISKLEQQGIIEGYRTKVDWSKLGYHISAYISIKVKTNDFNKLMDEIVNIKLDNFIIEECHRVTGSWCLISKIRTLTPDYITKFHDLLLKNESITDTSTVLLLSSIE; from the coding sequence ATGGACAATTTAGACAGACAAATAATTAACATATTATTAAGAAATGGTAGAATAACTCATGAAGAAATTTCAAAAAAATTGAATATGTCTAGACCTGCTATTCATCAACGTATTTCAAAGTTGGAACAACAGGGTATCATTGAGGGGTATAGAACTAAGGTAGATTGGAGTAAGCTTGGTTATCATATTAGTGCATACATATCTATTAAGGTTAAAACTAACGATTTCAATAAATTGATGGATGAAATAGTCAACATCAAACTAGATAATTTTATAATTGAGGAGTGTCATAGAGTTACTGGAAGTTGGTGTTTAATTTCAAAGATTAGGACACTTACTCCAGATTATATTACTAAATTTCATGATTTGTTATTAAAAAATGAGAGTATCACTGATACTTCAACCGTTTTATTATTGTCATCTATTGAATAA
- a CDS encoding GHKL domain-containing protein, whose product MLMIILKIIDYLIYSISSVLIIAIFGKETKLFKKKFIVLSLLTFVIAILLFDNVNDLKKLCIVFLILLFDAFIMCSKKIWQNLIITIFTVIIFCIASCSASYVTQYLLKIELSSIDKSYVNYLIYIVFYYATVFAVTSILGIKNITGIVNRKISTKTHILLVIMIVLQLLRVCTEYIISITLASIPNLTIIPLLFYIFSLISIVLFCYCINSIINKENIIELNIKNNEKLKTYNEVLEYTLENQRKIAHEHGNNLAVLSGYLENKNYDKAKDYVTKIIGQSCNKENSAINNIIESGLKALILYKIAIFEKKGIEYEVVIDESIADLIIPSEDMCSIVGIFLDNALEASIESDEPYISISFIKNDNMLIVTIMNSIKSSLIEKSKIFNKGYSTKGEGRGFGLNIVKDIVNRYDELELITTVRENLLFIQELKVNKKINLSKQSVNSLD is encoded by the coding sequence ATGTTAATGATTATTCTAAAAATTATAGATTATTTAATATATTCAATTTCGTCAGTTTTAATAATTGCTATCTTTGGTAAAGAGACAAAATTATTTAAAAAGAAGTTTATAGTGTTATCATTACTAACGTTTGTCATTGCTATATTATTGTTTGACAATGTAAATGATTTAAAAAAATTATGTATAGTTTTTTTAATTTTATTATTTGATGCTTTTATTATGTGTAGTAAAAAAATTTGGCAAAATTTAATTATAACAATTTTTACTGTTATAATATTTTGTATAGCAAGTTGTTCTGCTTCATACGTAACTCAGTATTTATTGAAAATAGAATTAAGTTCAATTGATAAAAGTTATGTTAATTATCTTATATATATTGTATTTTATTATGCTACAGTATTTGCAGTTACTAGTATTTTAGGAATTAAAAATATAACAGGAATTGTAAATAGAAAGATAAGTACAAAAACGCATATTTTGTTAGTTATAATGATTGTTTTACAGTTACTAAGAGTATGCACGGAATATATAATAAGTATTACTTTAGCTTCTATACCAAATCTTACCATAATACCACTTTTGTTTTACATTTTTTCATTGATATCAATTGTTCTTTTTTGTTATTGTATCAATTCAATAATAAACAAGGAAAATATTATAGAGCTTAATATTAAAAATAATGAAAAGCTAAAAACCTATAATGAAGTTTTAGAATATACTCTTGAAAATCAAAGAAAAATTGCACATGAGCATGGTAATAATTTAGCTGTTTTATCAGGCTACTTGGAAAACAAAAATTATGATAAGGCAAAAGATTATGTAACAAAAATCATTGGTCAATCATGTAATAAAGAAAATAGTGCTATAAATAATATTATAGAAAGTGGTTTAAAGGCATTAATATTATACAAAATTGCAATATTTGAGAAAAAGGGCATAGAATATGAAGTCGTAATTGATGAAAGTATTGCAGATTTAATAATTCCGTCAGAAGACATGTGTAGTATAGTAGGCATATTCTTAGATAATGCATTAGAAGCATCTATTGAATCAGATGAACCATATATTTCAATATCATTTATTAAAAATGATAATATGTTGATAGTTACGATTATGAATTCAATTAAAAGCTCCTTGATAGAAAAATCAAAAATATTCAACAAAGGTTATTCAACTAAAGGAGAAGGTAGAGGTTTTGGATTAAATATTGTCAAAGATATTGTTAACAGATATGATGAATTAGAACTTATTACAACTGTGAGAGAAAATTTATTATTTATTCAAGAACTTAAAGTAAACAAAAAAATAAATTTAAGTAAACAATCAGTAAACTCATTAGATTAA
- a CDS encoding DHHW family protein, whose product MLNKLKYIIITIIFLLISFVFGSKTIINNIRPIATQTLLPLDETNDLSILDKLTSKFEIFRDNTNKAYNSNLSGRKVFIEAYGATQLLLNKRLISDSSVGYVLKDNNNFLHFAGYLVDTKKNAQQLINFNNYLQSLDIPFVFVSALSKNIEGYTEFKNGLDIYSKSNTNVNVFFNELKSNNINYLNLNTLDTGELNKEELFFKTDHHWKTETAFWAYTEIVDYLDYKLKIKLDKDRYFTNIDNYDTHILKESFLGSLGKRMGRIYSGIDDYTYITPKFDTYFKISLGYQNNLVKEGKFNDSIIDKTLSDINEPIETNRYGTYFSQDNSFETIENINAKNDYKILLIKDSYALPVASFLSLSCKKVTMVDLRLVKNESVKEYIENGDYDIVIMLYGSGSISSYNMFDIK is encoded by the coding sequence ATGTTAAATAAATTGAAATACATAATTATAACAATAATATTTTTATTAATTTCTTTTGTATTTGGTTCAAAAACAATCATAAACAATATTAGGCCAATTGCAACACAAACATTACTACCACTAGATGAGACTAATGATTTAAGCATTTTAGATAAGCTAACATCAAAATTTGAAATATTTAGAGACAATACAAATAAAGCATATAACAGTAATTTATCAGGTCGGAAAGTATTTATAGAAGCTTATGGTGCTACTCAACTTCTGCTTAACAAAAGACTAATAAGTGATTCAAGTGTAGGCTATGTTTTAAAAGACAATAATAATTTCCTACATTTTGCAGGTTATTTAGTGGATACTAAAAAAAATGCTCAACAGTTAATAAACTTTAATAATTATCTTCAATCTTTAGATATACCATTTGTCTTTGTTAGTGCTTTATCTAAAAATATAGAGGGATATACAGAATTCAAAAATGGTTTAGATATTTATAGTAAATCAAATACAAATGTTAATGTATTTTTTAATGAACTAAAAAGCAATAATATTAACTATTTGAATTTAAACACTTTGGATACAGGTGAATTAAATAAAGAAGAATTGTTTTTTAAAACAGACCACCATTGGAAAACTGAAACTGCATTTTGGGCCTATACGGAAATTGTAGATTATTTAGATTATAAATTAAAGATTAAATTAGATAAGGACAGATATTTCACAAATATTGATAATTATGACACACACATACTAAAAGAAAGCTTTTTGGGATCATTAGGTAAAAGGATGGGTCGAATTTACTCGGGCATTGATGATTATACATATATAACACCTAAATTTGATACCTATTTTAAAATTTCTTTAGGCTACCAAAACAACTTAGTTAAAGAAGGGAAGTTCAATGATTCAATAATTGACAAAACGTTATCTGATATTAATGAACCAATCGAAACTAATAGATATGGTACATATTTTAGTCAAGACAATAGCTTTGAAACAATAGAAAATATCAATGCGAAAAATGACTATAAAATATTACTTATAAAGGACTCATATGCCTTACCCGTAGCTTCATTTTTATCACTTAGCTGCAAAAAAGTAACAATGGTTGATTTAAGACTTGTAAAAAACGAATCTGTTAAAGAATATATTGAAAATGGCGATTATGACATTGTAATTATGCTTTATGGTAGTGGAAGTATTTCTAGTTATAATATGTTTGATATTAAATAA